From the Tissierellales bacterium genome, the window ATGGATGTTTTTAAGCATTTTTTCATTATTTAACCCCCTAGAAAATAAAATTTTATGAAAAACTGATTAATCCAATGTCTAACTTAAGTGAGAATGCAAGTCTGTCCCTATTGACTCACTTTTTGAGTCAATCAAGACCGTCCCCAGCGACTCAGATTGTGAGTCAGTCAGGACCGTCCCTAGTGACTCACTAGTTTAACAACTTTTTTAGTACTTTAGCATCTTCTAAAAATTGTTGTGGATTGTCGTCTTTAACAAATTCCATAAGGAAGTATCTTGTTTTGTTGCCTATTCCTTTTGACTTGTTAATAGCATTTATATATTGCTGCCATTCATCTATTCCTTGGTTAAAAGGTAATTTTTCTAATTCATCCCAGTGGAATACATGAATATGTGATAACCAAGGTTTCACTTTCTCAATACTTTCTAATCTTTTATCTACAGCTTCCCCAACGGCTGGCTGCCAATATAGTTTAGCATTAGGATGATTAACATCTTTCATTAGAGCTAGGGCACTTTCTGGAGTATCTGTTAAGGTACGACCATGGTATTCAAAATGGATTGTAATATTATGTTCTTTAGCTAATTCAGCAATTCTTTGAGCATCTTCTACAACATTTTTTCTATAAGTATCATCTGCTTTAGCTGAACCTAATCTACCTGCCCAAACACGAATAGAAGGAGCCGTCAAGTGAACAGCTGTTTCTAATATAGTTTCAAAAGAAATATCATTAGGAATTCCTACTCTATAATAAGAACCATAAGAAACTACATCTAAACCAGCCTTTTTAGTTGCATCTGCTACTTCTTTAGCTTTTTCAAAATCTCCCGGTGGAACATGAACATCACCACCCCATTCAATACCATTTAAACCTGCTTTTTTTACTAATTCTATTATTTCATTAACTGACAATTCTCTAAAAGTTATTGAACATAAACCGCCTTTATTCATCTTTCCCCACCTTTCTTATTCTAGTTTCCTATATTAAGCCATATGTTTAAAAGCTTCCTTAGTTACTTCCCACTTCAACTCTTCACCATTAAGGTAGCGTTTAAACTCTTCTAACATATATGCTCCCATTCTACCAGTCTCTTCTCCTTCACTTCCAGCAATATGGGGTGTTAAAACAACATTATCCAAAAGGAATAAATCAGAATCTTTTTCTGGAGGTTCAGGATAAGTAACATCTAAAATAGCTGTTAAATCTGGCCGTTCTTTTAATACATTGATCATTTCTAATTCTTTTACAATAGCTCCCCGGGCTGTATTAATAAAAACCCTATTTTCTTTCATAGATGCAATATGTTTTCCTTTTATCATTCCTTTTGTTTCTTCTAATAATGGACTATGAAGTGAAACAACATCTGACCTTTTAAAAATATCTTCTAAAGAACATAATTCAACATTTAACTCTTTTGCTTCTTTTTCATCTACAAAAGGATCATAGGCTAAAACATTAATATCAAAATATTTTAATAGTTCATTTACTTTACGACCAACAGTACTTAGAGAAATAAGTCCTACTGTACTTCCAAAGGCTCCTTTAATATTGGCATGAGGCCAATCAGGATAGGTCTTAGTTTTTCTTACTTTCCTCACCATCTGCCAACCATTTTTTAAAGAAAAAAGAATCTGAGATAAAGTATATTCCGCAACTGGTACCGCATTGGCTTCATTTGCATTCATTACTTTAATTCCTTTTTTCCAAGAGGCATCAGTTACAATTTTTTTAACACTCCCAGCAGCATAAAAGAGAGCTTTTAAATTTGGTGCAGCTTCTAAAAAATCAGCATCAAGTTTTGGTCCGCCCCAACTTGAAAAAATAACTTCTACATCTTTTAGAATCTCTTTATTTTCATATACTTCATCTCTTGAAAGAGGAGAAGCTATAATATCTGCTAATTCTTCAATTTCCTTTTTTATATTTGGAGGATAAACTTGATCAATGACTTTTTTATCTAAAATAAATAATCCTTTAACCACTTTTTCACCTTCCTTTAATTTTAATTTATTTTAAAACCATTTCTCAATAATATTGCATTTCACACTATCACATAGTTTTCTAAAACCTTTTATTATTGGTCCAACAATAATAGCTGTAATAAGAGTTCCCTCACGGATTCCCAAAATACTACCTTTTGCAATAAAAGAAAAGATCCCTGCTATTAACACTAATATGGAGTCGAAAACTACTTTTACGTTTCCAAAGTCTTTACCAGTCTTAATTGCTATAGCTTTTACAATTCCCTCACCAGGATTTGTAATTACATCAGCTGTTAACTGGAGGAAGATGCCAAATGCTAAAACTATGCTTCCTATTAGTAGTATTAATAACTTAGTTAAATAATAGGTTGGAGAAATCCATTTAAATAAAAACATCCCCAAATCAATAAATAAGCCTAGAAAAGGTCCTACTATTAGCTGCAAGTATTGATTTTTAGGAAAATCCTTTCTTAATATTAGTATTTGTAAGAGTACAAAGGTTACATTTGATATAAAAGTAAAAGCCCCAAAACTTAAAGGATATATTATACTAAGTACATAGGGTATACTTGAAATAGAAGATGTACCTAAATCTGATTTAGTTACTAAACTAATCCCCAACCCCATTACAACCAAGCTAAGGAAAAAAAGTACATAGCGTTTTATTACATTTCGCAAAATCTTCCCTCCATTTTCTTACTTATATTTCTTAAGATATTAAATTATTATTTTATTGTTTCTATAGTCATACCATACCTTTTCAAACCAATTGTCTTCTTCAGGAATTGGGTTTACAGATCTCCAGCTGCATTTTATATTTTTATCCTTATATTCAGTTTCTTGAATTAAATCTTTTAATTTTCCATCATCTAATGTAAATTTAATTTTCCCCTTAAAAGCTTCTATATTGATATCTCCATTTCTATCTACTATTAAATAAGAGCCTCTACTTTTTCCTCCCTTTTCTATATAATCCTTAATAGCAGAGAGATATACTAATTGAGTTATAAAGATATCTCTATTTTGGAAAGCAAAGGGAAGTTCATTTATAGAACTTAGTTTGTGGATATTAGCTACATTTTCTATGTTTTCCTTTAGCTTAGTTATAGTATCTGATATTTTCTCTAAATCTCTTATTATACCTCCGTTTTCTGACATAAGATTTCCCATTTTATTTCTTAAGTCTAAAATATTACTAGTATCTCCTATGTTTTTTTCAAAGTCTTTTCCTATTTTTAAAATATTAATTATTTGATTTTTTGACTTAGCCATAAAGTCCTCAGTTTTTAAAGGTGAATCTTTTCTTTGGTTGGTTATATATTGGGCTGCTCTCAAACTACCTACTTGTCCAGAATTTAAAGCACTTCCTCCTGGTCTATATATACCATGGGTTCCATTTACTTCTCCAACAGGGAAGAATCCTTTTAAATTACTTTCCCACCACAGATCTCCTGCTAA encodes:
- a CDS encoding hydroxyacid dehydrogenase codes for the protein MVKGLFILDKKVIDQVYPPNIKKEIEELADIIASPLSRDEVYENKEILKDVEVIFSSWGGPKLDADFLEAAPNLKALFYAAGSVKKIVTDASWKKGIKVMNANEANAVPVAEYTLSQILFSLKNGWQMVRKVRKTKTYPDWPHANIKGAFGSTVGLISLSTVGRKVNELLKYFDINVLAYDPFVDEKEAKELNVELCSLEDIFKRSDVVSLHSPLLEETKGMIKGKHIASMKENRVFINTARGAIVKELEMINVLKERPDLTAILDVTYPEPPEKDSDLFLLDNVVLTPHIAGSEGEETGRMGAYMLEEFKRYLNGEELKWEVTKEAFKHMA
- a CDS encoding sugar phosphate isomerase/epimerase family protein translates to MNKGGLCSITFRELSVNEIIELVKKAGLNGIEWGGDVHVPPGDFEKAKEVADATKKAGLDVVSYGSYYRVGIPNDISFETILETAVHLTAPSIRVWAGRLGSAKADDTYRKNVVEDAQRIAELAKEHNITIHFEYHGRTLTDTPESALALMKDVNHPNAKLYWQPAVGEAVDKRLESIEKVKPWLSHIHVFHWDELEKLPFNQGIDEWQQYINAINKSKGIGNKTRYFLMEFVKDDNPQQFLEDAKVLKKLLN
- a CDS encoding DUF6198 family protein, with protein sequence MRNVIKRYVLFFLSLVVMGLGISLVTKSDLGTSSISSIPYVLSIIYPLSFGAFTFISNVTFVLLQILILRKDFPKNQYLQLIVGPFLGLFIDLGMFLFKWISPTYYLTKLLILLIGSIVLAFGIFLQLTADVITNPGEGIVKAIAIKTGKDFGNVKVVFDSILVLIAGIFSFIAKGSILGIREGTLITAIIVGPIIKGFRKLCDSVKCNIIEKWF